AGGGTGTTAAAAATAAGGGAGCAAACAATGCTGAAGTTCATTCTCGCGCTCATCTACGGTAGCAACATTCGCCCCTGGTGAATGATTGCGGTCGGCCTGGACGGTCGGGTAGCGATGATGTCGTTGCCGCAGTCGTCCGGGCCGACTAACTTGGCATCGGCGCACGATGCTTCGCACCGCCCCCCACGCCCATGATGGCGCGGCGATGCTTCCAAGCAGATCGTGCTTGTTGAATTTCCGGATCGGGTATCGGCCGCAGCCGGAAGACATCCCAGGTCGAAACCCGGAGCGCCCTGCCCTCTCATCCTAGTTTCGAAGATCGACGCTCAGGTCGTCGATACGGCAGTGAGCCGGCGGGACGGGGAGCATACCTTGCGATGATCTGCGCCCTCGTCTGACGATAGGCCTGCGATCGTGAAAGTGAAATCGGACGGACCTCGGGAGATGCTCACCGGGTCAGCGGTGCGGTCTTAAATACTACCGCAAAGTACCGGGCGCCGAGGCTGCATCAGCGGGCACCCCTGTACCATGGTCCGACCGGACCGACACTGGTGCGCCGGCCCGGTCCGCCATCATCATGCCCCTCCCGCGGAGAGAGGAGCGATGGAACTTACCGCGACGCGGCTGCGAAGCGCTCGCTGACGACGTCCCAGTTCACGATGTCCCACCAGGCCTTCAGATAGCCCGGACGGTCGTTCTTGTACGTCAGGTAATAGGCATGCTCCCAGACGTCGTTGCCGAGCAGCGGCGTACCGGGCTCCTTGGCGTCGTCCATCAGCGGGTTGTCCTGGTTCGGCGTGCTCGTCACCTTCAGCGCGCCGCTCGAATCGACGATCAGCCACGCCCAGCCCGAGCCGAACTGTCCGGCGCCCTTGCCGTTGAAGTCCTCCTTGAGCTTGTCGAGGCCACCATAGGCGTCGATCGCATCCTTGAGCGGACCCGACAGCGTCGTCGAGCCCTTGGGTCCCATCGTCTTCCAGAAGAAGTCGTGGTTCCAGAACCCGCCGCCATTGTTGCGGATCAGCGGCGGCTGCGACGAGATCATGCCGAGGATGTCCTCGATCGACTTGCCGGCCAGGTTCGAGTCCTTCTCGACACCCTCGTTCAGCTTGGCGGTGTAGGCCGCGTGATGCTTGTCGTGGTGGAAGTGCATCGTCTCCTGGTCGATCACCGGCTCGAGCGCATCATAGGCGTAAGGCAGCGGCGGGAGTTCGAAAGCCATCGGGAGTCTCCTTGTAGATGGGGTCGGACGTGAAACGCCCGCCGCGGTCAAATGGTCCCGGCGCAGTCGTTACGCAAGCGTGCCTTCCGTCGTCCCGGGCTCGTTCCGGGGTGACGGAGTGGTCAGGCCCCCGCCCCCAGCAACTCGTGCCGCCGCAGCGCATGCCGCAACTGGTCGTAGGTCAGCCCCAGTGCCTCCGCCGTCGCGCGCTGGTTGAAACGATGCTCCGCCATCGCGCGGGCCAGCAGGTCGCGCTCGAACCGCGACACCCGCGACTTGAAGTCCGAAGGCCCCTCCTCGCACGCGACCACAGGATCCTCCGCGTCGCCAACAGGCGGCACGGGTGCAGCCGCCGCCGCGACGACGGGGCGCGGCTTGCCCGCACCCGGACGATGCGGCGACTGGAAGGGGTCGATCTCGATCTCGTCGATCGCGCCCGCCTTTTCCCACCGATAGACCGCACGCTCGACCACGTTGCGCAGTTCGCGGACATTGCCCGGCCAGTCATAGGTCGTCAGCGCATCGAGCGCGGCAGGACCGAAACCCTCCCACCGCTCGCGCCCCAGTTCGGATGCCATCCGCCGCCCGAAATGGTCCGCCAACACCACGACGTCGCCGGCGCGCGCGCGCAGCGGCGGCAGCGTGACCACCTCGAACGACAACCGGTCGAGCAGATCCGCGCGGAATTCGTGTCGCTCGACCTTGTCGGGCAGATGCTCGTTGGTCGCCGCCACGATCCGCACGTCGACGCGCATCGGCCGCGACGATCCGATCCGCGTGATCTCGCCATATTCGACCGCGCGCAACAGCCGGTCCTGCGCCGCCATCGACAGCGTCCCTAGCTCGTCGAGAAACAGCGTCCCGCCGTCCGCCTCCTCGAACCGCCCCGCACGCGCCTTGGTCGCGCCGGTGAACGCACCCGCTTCATGACCGAACAATTCCGCCTCGATCAGCGTCTCGGGCAGCGCCGCGCAGTTCATGATCACCAGCGGCTGGTCCCAGCGCGGACTGAGACGATGCAGTCGCTCGGCGACCAGTTCCTTGCC
This sequence is a window from Sphingomonas ginsenosidivorax. Protein-coding genes within it:
- the pspF gene encoding phage shock protein operon transcriptional activator yields the protein MERTTQVIGQSHTFMGALERASRAAALDRPVLVIGERGTGKELVAERLHRLSPRWDQPLVIMNCAALPETLIEAELFGHEAGAFTGATKARAGRFEEADGGTLFLDELGTLSMAAQDRLLRAVEYGEITRIGSSRPMRVDVRIVAATNEHLPDKVERHEFRADLLDRLSFEVVTLPPLRARAGDVVVLADHFGRRMASELGRERWEGFGPAALDALTTYDWPGNVRELRNVVERAVYRWEKAGAIDEIEIDPFQSPHRPGAGKPRPVVAAAAAPVPPVGDAEDPVVACEEGPSDFKSRVSRFERDLLARAMAEHRFNQRATAEALGLTYDQLRHALRRHELLGAGA
- a CDS encoding superoxide dismutase; protein product: MAFELPPLPYAYDALEPVIDQETMHFHHDKHHAAYTAKLNEGVEKDSNLAGKSIEDILGMISSQPPLIRNNGGGFWNHDFFWKTMGPKGSTTLSGPLKDAIDAYGGLDKLKEDFNGKGAGQFGSGWAWLIVDSSGALKVTSTPNQDNPLMDDAKEPGTPLLGNDVWEHAYYLTYKNDRPGYLKAWWDIVNWDVVSERFAAASR